A window from Streptomyces sp. NBC_00271 encodes these proteins:
- a CDS encoding branched-chain amino acid ABC transporter substrate-binding protein: MRQRSLVILTSVLTTGALTLTACGSRDDSGDKSSSSKTEIIIGVDAPLTGQNSATGLGIQGGVQIAVDDANKNNTVPGVTFKVQALDDKAIPASGQQNATALVNNEKVLGVVGPLNSGVATQMQQVFAAANLVEVSPSNTAPELTQGKNWQTSKSRPFKTYFRTATTDALQGGFAAEYASTTLKKKNVFVVDDKQTYGAGLAKLFKAGFTKNGGKVAGEDHVNTGDTDFSALVTKIKKSKADLVYYGGQYDESEKLTKQLKDGGVKVPLFGGDGMFSDTYIQTAGKTSEGDLVTSVGQPVDSLPSAADFIKKYKASGLKGDYGTYGGYSYDAATAIIKAIANVVKDGKVPDGARAKIVDEVQKTKFEGIAGPVSFDEYGDTTNKQLTVYQVVNGKWKAVKSGTFNG, translated from the coding sequence GTGCGACAGCGTTCTTTGGTCATACTCACCTCCGTGCTCACCACCGGAGCACTCACGCTGACCGCCTGCGGTTCGCGTGACGACAGCGGGGACAAGAGCAGCAGCAGCAAGACCGAGATCATCATCGGCGTTGACGCTCCGCTGACCGGTCAGAACTCCGCAACCGGCCTCGGCATCCAGGGCGGCGTACAGATCGCCGTCGACGACGCCAACAAGAACAACACCGTCCCCGGCGTGACCTTCAAGGTCCAGGCGCTCGACGACAAGGCGATCCCGGCCAGCGGCCAGCAGAACGCCACCGCCCTCGTCAACAACGAGAAGGTCCTCGGCGTCGTCGGCCCGCTGAACTCCGGTGTGGCCACGCAGATGCAGCAGGTCTTCGCGGCCGCCAACCTGGTCGAGGTCTCGCCCTCCAACACGGCGCCCGAGCTCACCCAGGGCAAGAACTGGCAGACCTCGAAGTCGCGCCCGTTCAAGACGTACTTCCGCACGGCCACCACCGACGCCCTCCAGGGCGGCTTCGCGGCCGAGTACGCGTCCACCACGCTCAAGAAGAAGAACGTCTTCGTCGTCGACGACAAGCAGACCTACGGCGCGGGCCTGGCCAAGCTGTTCAAGGCCGGCTTCACCAAGAACGGCGGCAAGGTCGCCGGCGAGGACCACGTCAACACCGGCGACACCGACTTCTCCGCCCTCGTCACCAAGATCAAGAAGTCCAAGGCCGACCTGGTCTACTACGGCGGCCAGTACGACGAGTCGGAGAAGCTCACCAAGCAGCTCAAGGACGGCGGAGTCAAGGTCCCGCTGTTCGGTGGTGACGGCATGTTCAGCGACACCTACATCCAGACCGCCGGCAAGACCTCCGAGGGCGACCTGGTCACCTCGGTCGGCCAGCCCGTCGACTCCCTGCCCTCCGCCGCGGACTTCATCAAGAAGTACAAGGCCTCCGGCCTCAAGGGCGACTACGGCACGTACGGCGGCTACTCCTACGACGCCGCGACCGCCATCATCAAGGCGATCGCCAACGTCGTGAAGGACGGCAAGGTCCCCGACGGCGCCCGCGCCAAGATCGTGGACGAGGTCCAGAAGACGAAGTTCGAGGGCATCGCCGGCCCCGTCTCCTTCGACGAGTACGGCGACACCACCAACAAGCAGCTCACCGTCTACCAGGTCGTCAACGGCAAGTGGAAGGCCGTCAAGAGCGGCACGTTCAACGGCTGA
- a CDS encoding branched-chain amino acid ABC transporter permease, with amino-acid sequence MNTLPQQLANGLFLGSMYGLIAIGYTMVYGIVQLINFAHGEIFMTGGFGALTVYLYVLPDGTSMWIALPAMLIGGGLVAVLIAVGAERFAYRPLRGAPRLAPLITAIGLSLALQQAVFNWYPNAKTDRNFPQIEAGPWHIGSISISSGSLFVIVAAPLCMAALALFVSMSRTGRAMQATAQDPDTAQLMGIDTNKIIVIAFAIGGFFAAVAAVSYGLRYGSIQYNMGFQMGLKAFTAAVLGGIGNIYGAMIGGLVLGLAETMATSYIDGIPGMQQLGGGGWSSVWAFVLLILVLLFRPQGLVGERVADRA; translated from the coding sequence GTGAACACCCTGCCGCAGCAGCTGGCCAACGGGCTGTTCCTCGGCTCGATGTACGGGCTGATCGCCATCGGCTACACGATGGTGTACGGCATCGTCCAGCTCATCAACTTCGCCCACGGCGAGATCTTCATGACCGGAGGCTTCGGCGCACTCACGGTCTACCTCTACGTCCTGCCCGACGGCACATCCATGTGGATAGCCCTCCCAGCGATGCTCATCGGCGGCGGTCTCGTCGCCGTCCTCATCGCCGTCGGGGCGGAACGGTTCGCCTACCGACCACTGCGCGGCGCGCCACGCCTGGCACCCCTCATCACCGCCATCGGCCTCTCCCTCGCGCTCCAGCAGGCCGTCTTCAACTGGTACCCGAACGCGAAGACCGACCGCAACTTCCCCCAGATCGAAGCCGGTCCCTGGCACATCGGGTCCATCAGCATCAGCAGCGGCTCGCTCTTCGTCATCGTCGCCGCCCCGCTCTGCATGGCGGCCCTCGCCCTCTTCGTCAGCATGTCCCGCACCGGCCGCGCCATGCAGGCCACCGCCCAAGACCCTGACACCGCCCAGCTCATGGGCATCGACACCAACAAGATCATCGTGATCGCCTTCGCCATCGGCGGCTTCTTCGCCGCCGTCGCCGCCGTCTCCTACGGCCTGCGCTACGGCTCGATCCAGTACAACATGGGCTTCCAGATGGGCCTCAAGGCCTTCACCGCCGCGGTCCTCGGCGGCATCGGCAACATCTACGGCGCCATGATCGGCGGCCTCGTCCTCGGCCTCGCCGAGACCATGGCCACCTCCTACATCGACGGCATCCCCGGTATGCAGCAGCTCGGCGGCGGCGGCTGGTCCTCCGTCTGGGCCTTCGTCCTCCTCATCCTCGTACTGCTGTTCAGGCCACAGGGCCTGGTCGGCGAACGCGTCGCGGACAGGGCGTGA
- a CDS encoding branched-chain amino acid ABC transporter permease, which produces MATTENTAENTAEVTETARGLIALPQTAARALIAVGAVATIASTFMSWTYTADFPGDLTYYGSPAGLQILDLVAGAITLLFALTLFDVRGLRWLNPAGATAPVVLAAASAFAVSWFSAIAIAVDLKGLVALDPGAYVTAIGSLIALVGTLALPSPGDTFKDWVSKPDHIPAAQKLPGWAERLVITAATAVALIVFTYGIGVDPEASETFIGYLLLVVLGTWALQAAGLFDRFATLNARHKGFATSMAFLAAAVFPFVENNEHNANLGVNILVVATVALGLNIVVGLTGLLDLGYVAFLGVGAYAAALVSGSEFSRFSGVQFPFWAAMLTGMAASLVFGVLIGAPTLRLRGDYLAIVTLGFGEIFRITVNNLDGSSGPNITNGPNGISMIPDLDIFGFNLGNSHDIGSITLGRFANYFLLMLIITGIVVIVFNRAADSRIGRSWIAIREDETAATAMGINGFRVKLIAFALGASLAGLAGTVSAHVGYSVNPAPYQFAGSVPPNSAFLLAAVVLGGMGTVNGPILGATLLYLLPEKLGFLKEYQLFAFGIALVILMRFRPEGIIANRRRQLEFHESDDSIDIPEQGLPDSTVGVTKAGA; this is translated from the coding sequence ATGGCAACCACCGAGAACACCGCAGAGAACACCGCCGAGGTCACCGAGACCGCACGCGGCCTGATCGCACTCCCCCAGACCGCCGCACGCGCCCTCATCGCCGTCGGCGCCGTCGCCACCATCGCCAGCACCTTCATGTCGTGGACCTACACGGCCGACTTCCCCGGGGACCTCACCTACTACGGCTCCCCGGCCGGCCTCCAGATCCTCGACCTCGTCGCCGGCGCGATCACCCTGCTCTTCGCGCTCACCCTCTTCGACGTCCGCGGCCTGCGCTGGCTCAACCCGGCAGGCGCCACCGCGCCCGTCGTCCTCGCCGCCGCCTCCGCGTTCGCCGTCAGCTGGTTCAGCGCCATCGCCATCGCCGTCGACCTCAAGGGCCTCGTCGCCCTCGACCCCGGCGCCTACGTCACCGCCATCGGCTCCCTGATCGCCCTCGTCGGCACCCTCGCCCTGCCGAGCCCCGGCGACACCTTCAAGGACTGGGTCAGCAAGCCCGACCACATCCCCGCGGCCCAGAAGCTCCCCGGCTGGGCCGAGCGCCTCGTCATCACCGCCGCCACCGCCGTCGCCCTGATCGTCTTCACCTACGGCATCGGCGTCGACCCCGAGGCCAGCGAGACCTTCATCGGCTACCTGCTGCTCGTCGTCCTCGGCACCTGGGCACTCCAAGCCGCCGGACTCTTCGACCGCTTCGCCACGCTCAACGCCCGCCACAAGGGATTCGCCACCTCCATGGCGTTCCTCGCCGCGGCGGTCTTCCCCTTCGTCGAGAACAACGAGCACAACGCCAACCTCGGCGTGAACATCCTCGTCGTCGCCACCGTCGCCCTCGGCCTGAACATCGTCGTCGGCCTCACCGGACTCCTCGACCTCGGATACGTCGCCTTCCTCGGCGTCGGCGCCTACGCCGCGGCCCTCGTCTCGGGCTCCGAGTTCTCCCGCTTCTCCGGCGTCCAGTTCCCCTTCTGGGCCGCCATGCTCACCGGCATGGCCGCGTCGCTCGTCTTCGGCGTCCTCATCGGCGCCCCCACCCTGCGACTGCGCGGCGACTACCTCGCCATCGTCACCCTCGGCTTCGGAGAGATCTTCCGCATCACCGTCAACAACCTCGACGGCTCCTCCGGACCCAACATCACCAACGGCCCCAACGGCATCTCGATGATCCCGGACCTCGACATCTTCGGGTTCAACCTCGGGAACTCGCACGACATCGGCTCGATCACCCTCGGCCGCTTCGCGAACTACTTCCTGCTGATGCTGATCATCACCGGCATCGTCGTGATCGTCTTCAACCGCGCCGCCGACTCCCGTATCGGCCGCTCCTGGATCGCCATCCGCGAGGACGAGACCGCCGCGACCGCCATGGGCATCAACGGCTTCCGCGTCAAGCTCATCGCCTTCGCCCTCGGCGCCTCCCTCGCCGGCCTCGCCGGCACGGTCAGCGCCCACGTCGGCTACAGCGTCAACCCGGCCCCGTACCAGTTCGCCGGCTCCGTACCGCCCAACTCCGCCTTCCTGCTGGCCGCGGTCGTCCTCGGCGGCATGGGCACGGTCAACGGCCCCATCCTCGGCGCCACCCTGCTCTACCTCCTCCCCGAGAAGCTCGGCTTCCTGAAGGAGTACCAGCTCTTCGCCTTCGGCATCGCGCTCGTGATCCTCATGCGCTTCCGCCCCGAAGGCATCATCGCCAACCGCCGCCGCCAGCTCGAATTCCACGAGTCCGACGACAGCATCGACATACCCGAACAGGGCCTGCCCGACTCCACCGTCGGCGTCACCAAGGCAGGGGCGTGA
- a CDS encoding ABC transporter ATP-binding protein — protein sequence MTHMTTTTATSPVLEASGVTMRFGGLTAVRNVDLTVNSGEIVGLIGPNGAGKTTFFNCLTGLYVPTEGKVAYKGTVLPPKPHLVTSAGIARTFQNIRLFANMTVLENVLVGRHTRTKEGLWSALLRGPGFRKAEAASRERAMELLEFIGLDHKADHLSRNLPYGEQRKLEIARAMASEPGLLLLDEPTAGMNPQETRATEDLVFAIRDRGIAVLVIEHDMRFIFNLSDRVACLVQGEKLVEGTSEVVQGDERVIAAYLGTPFEGAPGAEELAEVEAAEAAEATDTPEPAEASETPEATETPEAAESDAAAEGTTSKEGNAQ from the coding sequence GTGACCCACATGACCACCACCACGGCCACCAGCCCCGTACTCGAGGCCAGCGGCGTCACCATGCGCTTCGGCGGCCTCACCGCCGTACGCAACGTCGACCTCACCGTCAACTCGGGCGAGATCGTCGGCCTCATCGGCCCCAACGGCGCCGGCAAGACGACCTTCTTCAACTGCCTCACCGGCCTGTACGTGCCGACCGAGGGCAAGGTCGCCTACAAGGGCACCGTCCTCCCGCCCAAGCCCCACCTCGTCACCAGCGCCGGCATCGCCCGCACCTTCCAGAACATCCGGCTCTTCGCCAACATGACCGTCCTGGAGAACGTGCTCGTCGGCCGCCACACCAGGACCAAGGAAGGCCTCTGGTCGGCCCTCCTGCGCGGCCCCGGCTTCCGCAAGGCAGAAGCCGCCTCCCGCGAACGCGCCATGGAACTGCTGGAGTTCATCGGCCTCGACCACAAGGCCGACCACCTCTCCCGCAACCTCCCCTACGGCGAACAGCGCAAGCTCGAAATCGCCCGCGCCATGGCGAGCGAACCGGGACTGCTGCTCCTCGACGAGCCCACGGCCGGCATGAACCCCCAGGAGACACGCGCGACCGAAGACCTCGTCTTCGCCATCCGCGACAGGGGCATCGCCGTCCTCGTCATCGAGCACGACATGCGCTTCATCTTCAACCTGTCCGACCGCGTCGCCTGCCTCGTCCAGGGCGAGAAGCTCGTCGAGGGCACCTCCGAGGTCGTCCAGGGCGACGAGCGCGTCATCGCCGCCTACCTCGGCACCCCCTTCGAGGGCGCCCCCGGCGCGGAAGAACTCGCCGAGGTCGAAGCCGCCGAGGCGGCGGAGGCCACGGACACTCCCGAGCCCGCGGAAGCCTCCGAGACTCCCGAGGCCACCGAGACTCCTGAGGCCGCCGAGAGCGACGCCGCCGCGGAGGGCACCACCAGCAAGGAAGGAAACGCCCAGTGA
- a CDS encoding ABC transporter ATP-binding protein, producing the protein MTALLEVEDLKVAYGKIEAVKGISFSVEAGQIVTLIGTNGAGKTTTLRTLSGLLKPTAGRITFDGKPLSNIPAHKIVSLGLAHSPEGRHIFPRLTITENLQLGAFLRTDKAGIEKDIQRAYDLFPILGERRKQAAGTLSGGEQQMLAMGRALMSQPKLLMLDEPSMGLSPIMMQKIMATIAELKADGTTILLVEQNAQAALSLADQGHVMEVGNIVLSGTGQDLLHDESVRKAYLGED; encoded by the coding sequence GTGACCGCACTGCTCGAGGTCGAAGACCTCAAGGTCGCCTACGGCAAGATCGAAGCCGTCAAGGGCATCTCCTTCTCCGTCGAAGCCGGCCAGATCGTCACCCTCATCGGCACCAACGGCGCCGGCAAGACGACCACCCTGCGCACCCTATCCGGGCTCCTCAAGCCCACCGCGGGCCGCATCACCTTCGACGGCAAACCCCTCAGCAACATCCCCGCCCACAAGATCGTCTCCCTGGGCCTCGCCCACTCCCCCGAGGGACGCCACATCTTCCCCCGGCTGACGATCACCGAGAACCTCCAGCTCGGCGCGTTCCTGCGCACCGACAAGGCGGGCATCGAGAAGGACATCCAGCGCGCCTACGACCTCTTCCCCATCCTGGGTGAACGCCGCAAGCAGGCCGCGGGAACCCTCTCCGGCGGCGAGCAGCAGATGCTGGCCATGGGCCGCGCGCTCATGTCCCAGCCCAAGCTGCTCATGCTCGACGAACCCTCCATGGGCCTCTCGCCGATCATGATGCAGAAGATCATGGCCACCATCGCCGAACTCAAGGCCGACGGTACGACCATCCTCCTCGTCGAGCAGAACGCCCAGGCGGCGCTCTCCCTCGCCGATCAGGGACACGTCATGGAGGTCGGCAACATCGTCCTCTCCGGCACCGGACAGGACCTGCTGCACGACGAGTCGGTACGCAAGGCCTACCTGGGCGAGGACTGA
- a CDS encoding DUF2267 domain-containing protein, whose translation MEEKAFVQAVSERTGLTRQESADLTRATLETLAHRLSSGEARNLALELPEGLAESVRRGATAEIERFDYDELVRRVAQRNVLKPDEADGGVRAVLVTLREAISEKEFGHAMSQLGADFSRPIENFVG comes from the coding sequence GTGGAAGAGAAGGCGTTCGTCCAAGCGGTGTCGGAACGTACGGGTCTGACTCGGCAGGAGTCGGCCGATCTCACGCGTGCCACGCTCGAGACGCTCGCCCATCGGCTGAGCTCGGGCGAGGCACGAAACCTGGCGCTGGAGCTCCCGGAGGGTCTGGCGGAGTCCGTTCGGCGCGGTGCCACCGCGGAGATCGAGCGCTTCGACTACGACGAGCTCGTGCGGCGTGTGGCCCAGCGCAACGTGCTCAAGCCCGACGAGGCCGACGGCGGCGTCCGTGCCGTGCTGGTCACGCTCCGTGAGGCGATCAGTGAGAAGGAGTTCGGTCACGCGATGTCGCAACTCGGTGCCGACTTCTCCAGGCCGATCGAGAATTTCGTCGGCTGA